From the genome of Mucilaginibacter paludis DSM 18603:
CATTCAGCTTGGAACTGTACACGGCCTGTATGCACTTCTGGATCAGGTTATTATCGCTAATGGTTGTGCCCCGGCCAGCGCCTGCATCAATCACGTTTCCGTTTTTATCTACCTTAATTTCAATTACAATAGTACCGACATTCCTTTTAGGGTTATCAACTGCTGGCCTGCTTACAAAGCTCCGCTGCGCCATATTTAAGCCACCGTTGCCGGAGCCCGTACCATTGTAATTATCGCTCATGTTTGAGCCATTGGGTTTGCCCTGGTTACCCGGAGTTCCGGTTGTACCATCGCCAGATCCGGTGCCGTTGGTTTTAGGGCCTTTGTACAAGGCATTTTGGTTAACCGTAGGTTTACTTACCGCTTTTTTGGCATCGGTTGATAAACTATTACTTGGTTTTTTACTGTTATCAGCAACAGTCGGTGCGTCTTCCGTATTTTGGGTTACTACCTTTTTATCGCTCTCTTCGGTACTGGGTTTCTCGGTAGCCTCGTTAGGCGTTACTTTATTGGGAGCACTTTTATTAGCCTTTTCGGCACGCGACACTTCTTCAACGCTCATAAAATCGGTCCCCATACCTTCGTCGGTAGTGCCATAGTTCACCAGGATACCGCCGGTGCCTTCTTCCTGTTTTGGTGGCGTTTTAAAAACAATAAAATAACTTAAAGCAAACAGCACACTCATAATAATGGCCGTGGCAATGTATGCTTTTGGATAGTTATTTTCTTCCCGGTATTCCATATTATTTTGGCTCGGTAGCTAAAACTAATTTAATATTTAACTTTTGTGCTATATCCATCACCTGTACCACGTTTTGTATAGCCACGGTACGGTCAACAAATAAAACAATGGTAAGCTCGGTAGCCATCTTTTTATAGGCGGCTAAAGCGGCATTCAAGTCGTCTACCTTAACCTCTTTTTTGTCTACGTAGTATTTTAACTCTTTGGTTACCGATACCGTGATCGTTTTTTTTGATACCGATTGCCCCGAAGATGATTTAGGCAGCATCAGTTTGATCACGTTTGGATTGGTAACGGTTGAGGCGATCAAAAAGAACAACAACAAAAAGAACATGATATCGTTCATTGCCGATGTGTGCACCTCTGCCGTGGCACGGCTATGTCTTTTTTTAAGGTTCATTATTTACTGGGTTCTTCTAACAGGTCAATAAACTCGATAGCGTCGGTTTCAAGCTTCAAAATTACTTTATCAACCATAATGTTTAAAACGTTATAAAGTACATAGGCGATGATGCCGACCAATAAGCCAGCAGCCGACGTAACCATTTTTACGTATAAACCGCCGGATATTACCCCCATGCTGATGTTATCGGTTTTAGATATATCGTAAAATATTTTAATTACCCCGGCTATGGTACCCAGGAAGCCAAACATTGGCGCTATACCGGCAACTATACCTAAAATGGCAATGTTTTTTTCCAGTTTGGATACTTCAAGTTTGCCAATATTTTCGATAGCGCCTTCAATATCTTTAATAGGGCGGCCAATGCGTAGTAATCCTTTTTGAAGCATACGGCCCAGCGGCGAATTGCTGTTTTTGCAAATCGCGACAGCAGAATCGAGCTTGCCCGATATGATGCTCGAACGCACCTGCGCCATCAGGTTAGATTCATCTTTTGAGGCTTTGCGAATGGTAAAATAACGCTCAAAAAATATCACCAATCCTAATACTGCCAATATCCCGATAGGCACCATCACCCAGCCACCCTTAATCAGCAGGTCGCCAAAGCGTAACTCTTCCTGGGGCAGAGCCCCGGGCTGTACAGTCTTGCTTAAAGAATCAACTACTTGTTTGGCTGTATCTATTGCTTGCAGTAATAACATCATTGTTTTTTATATGGATATGTTTGTACGAAAATGTCTGTCTGTTTTAACTTTTTCTTGAATTGCTCCAAATGAGCATTTGCCGAATCGATATTTAAATAGGTGGCAACATCTATCTGGTAACGCCTGGCATCGTCGGGTTTTCTACGGATTTCAATGTTGCGCATACCATTATTAATGTAGCGGCCGTATTCCATTTGCGCGCCGTTATACGTTTTAAATGTACCTATTACAATACCAAAGGTATCTACCGGCATTTCTATTTTACTTTTAGTTACCGAATCAACCACAGGCGTGGCGCCGATATCTTTCTGAGCCTGTATAGCATTTTCAGTGGAATCGGAAACTATCTTCTTTCGTACGCTGCCGCTAACCGGTGGTGGCTCAACATGCCCCCTCAGCCCGGCAAACAGCTCGGGCTTTAGCCAATAGGCAGTTACTAGTACCACGCCGCTTAATAATAAAACAAGCGCTATTACCAGTACCAGGATATATATTTTGCGGGGCTTGGTTTCAGCTTCTGGCTCGTGTTGCTGTTGCTCCACGCCGTCTATAGCATCAGGCATGGTTTCGCCGCGCAGTAAGGCAGCCGTAAAGGGTGATGGTTTTTCGGTAACCGGCACCTGCACGTTGGGGGCTGCAATCCCTTCCTGATTGTATGATTTAGTTCTTTTTAGCTTAACAGGACTTAAGCCGTAAAATAATTCGTTGTTGTTATCAAACTTTTTGGAGATAAACACCAACTGATTCCGCCGCATGCTAAGTACGCCCTTGTCGCCAATGGCAAAGCTCCCCGCATTAACCTGCAACAATACTGCGGTCACAAATTTGTCGACAAAATAACTTGCCGACTCGATACTGATATTTTTATATTCGGCAATCAGGCCCACCAATTTCCCATCGTCATCCTTTTGCTCCGTACTAAATTGCAATTGCATCGTCGGCGGATAAAATTGCTGCTGATCCTGGTTATAATATCCTTCTACATGAGCCCTATAAAAGGAGCCCAATCCGGGTATCACCAAATCTTTTTGATGGTCCAGTAACTCACTAATAAAAACGGCTATATCCATTTCGCTAAAAATAGTTCTAAATTCAATAACATCAAAGCGACGTTAAAACTTATAACCAACCCCTCCAAATATATTAAAGCCATAATTAGGATAGTATAGCCAGGTTTGGTAGCTATTGCCAAGTAAATTATTTACCTGTCCAAAAACTGACAGGCGCTTGGTTGCCTTATACTCAATACCACCACTAATATCCGCGAACGATTTGATATTGACGATTTGGGTTGATGATACCCTGTCCTGGGTATTGCCACGAAAAACCAACGAACCGTTAACACTGATCAGATCGCTGATGTGGATGGTAGTACCCGCTGTTAATGTAAATTTAGGTAAG
Proteins encoded in this window:
- a CDS encoding ExbD/TolR family protein; the encoded protein is MNLKKRHSRATAEVHTSAMNDIMFFLLLFFLIASTVTNPNVIKLMLPKSSSGQSVSKKTITVSVTKELKYYVDKKEVKVDDLNAALAAYKKMATELTIVLFVDRTVAIQNVVQVMDIAQKLNIKLVLATEPK
- a CDS encoding MotA/TolQ/ExbB proton channel family protein, with product MMLLLQAIDTAKQVVDSLSKTVQPGALPQEELRFGDLLIKGGWVMVPIGILAVLGLVIFFERYFTIRKASKDESNLMAQVRSSIISGKLDSAVAICKNSNSPLGRMLQKGLLRIGRPIKDIEGAIENIGKLEVSKLEKNIAILGIVAGIAPMFGFLGTIAGVIKIFYDISKTDNISMGVISGGLYVKMVTSAAGLLVGIIAYVLYNVLNIMVDKVILKLETDAIEFIDLLEEPSK
- a CDS encoding HU domain-containing protein encodes the protein MDIAVFISELLDHQKDLVIPGLGSFYRAHVEGYYNQDQQQFYPPTMQLQFSTEQKDDDGKLVGLIAEYKNISIESASYFVDKFVTAVLLQVNAGSFAIGDKGVLSMRRNQLVFISKKFDNNNELFYGLSPVKLKRTKSYNQEGIAAPNVQVPVTEKPSPFTAALLRGETMPDAIDGVEQQQHEPEAETKPRKIYILVLVIALVLLLSGVVLVTAYWLKPELFAGLRGHVEPPPVSGSVRKKIVSDSTENAIQAQKDIGATPVVDSVTKSKIEMPVDTFGIVIGTFKTYNGAQMEYGRYINNGMRNIEIRRKPDDARRYQIDVATYLNIDSANAHLEQFKKKLKQTDIFVQTYPYKKQ